The proteins below come from a single Kosakonia sp. SMBL-WEM22 genomic window:
- a CDS encoding DUF3592 domain-containing protein: MWDVVNTGFKVFIGVVAFLSIARFLYKDVIPYIKEGSIQSEVARKGIAVDAYILSANQATSWDGNMPVFILTFKFTTQDGRETQASLRNGLTFKEIEKYSEGNWTTIKYDTQDPARISLYDKPIILGGH, encoded by the coding sequence ATGTGGGATGTGGTTAATACGGGGTTTAAAGTGTTTATTGGAGTGGTTGCTTTCCTGTCTATTGCCAGATTTCTATATAAAGATGTCATACCATATATTAAGGAAGGTTCCATTCAGAGCGAAGTTGCTAGAAAGGGTATTGCCGTAGATGCATATATACTGTCTGCTAATCAGGCTACTTCCTGGGATGGCAATATGCCCGTCTTTATCCTCACATTTAAATTCACTACTCAAGATGGTCGTGAAACCCAGGCAAGCCTGAGAAATGGCCTGACATTTAAGGAAATCGAAAAATATTCTGAAGGGAATTGGACAACTATCAAATATGACACGCAAGACCCTGCTCGTATATCTTTGTATGACAAGCCTATAATCCTGGGCGGGCATTAA
- a CDS encoding DUF3592 domain-containing protein: protein MFNSPLITIAGLIIVCAGVIAVCYRTGATYDKFKKEGIRTEAKIISKEKIGASGTGNTRFHMVVEFATKEGVVKATTKRYFTPEDLIKVMRNNTVILYYMPNDPQQILLMPSEME, encoded by the coding sequence TTGTTCAATTCTCCTTTAATTACAATTGCAGGTCTAATAATTGTATGTGCCGGTGTGATCGCTGTATGCTACCGCACGGGTGCGACTTACGATAAATTTAAAAAGGAAGGGATTAGAACGGAGGCTAAAATAATTAGTAAAGAAAAAATTGGCGCTTCAGGAACAGGAAACACACGTTTCCATATGGTTGTTGAGTTTGCTACTAAAGAGGGAGTGGTGAAGGCGACGACCAAAAGATACTTTACTCCTGAGGATCTAATTAAGGTGATGAGAAATAATACAGTTATTCTTTATTACATGCCTAACGACCCTCAGCAGATTCTACTAATGCCATCTGAAATGGAATAA
- a CDS encoding DcrB-related protein has protein sequence MNVLTHSNNGGSEFTFVVSRASAKADDKVHTVAARKIRELEMSLTDFHLESSQMLDVDGNPAVELFYQFSNDNRIIYQRQTIILLADPAAGQKMVSYVGTCPGEFSESYQQQYQEIIQSLKFHRAR, from the coding sequence ATGAATGTATTAACACACAGTAATAACGGTGGCAGCGAATTCACATTTGTCGTCTCTCGTGCCAGCGCCAAAGCCGATGATAAAGTTCATACCGTCGCCGCAAGAAAGATCCGCGAGCTGGAGATGTCGCTCACCGATTTTCACCTCGAATCCTCCCAAATGTTAGACGTTGACGGTAATCCTGCCGTTGAGCTCTTTTATCAGTTCAGCAATGACAATCGGATCATTTATCAGCGACAGACCATCATTTTGCTGGCCGATCCGGCTGCGGGACAGAAAATGGTCAGCTATGTCGGCACCTGCCCGGGCGAATTCAGTGAGTCTTACCAGCAGCAGTATCAGGAAATTATTCAAAGCCTGAAATTCCATCGCGCCCGCTAA
- a CDS encoding serine/threonine-protein kinase, with translation MTDHDNNRSVPNALPPGYRFNEFEIKEVIGGGGFGIVYRAWDHQLERTIAIKEFMPSSLAVRNDDMTLVLRSERFSKAFTAGLNSFIQEARLLARFNHPNLLHVLRFWVQNDTAYMGTVFYSGTTLSRLREKNPALINEAWIRRMLPMLLGAIKTIHDEDYLHRDISLDNIQIQENGLPVLLDFGSARRSIGSVSDETETMLRPGYAPIEQYTDDNDSEQGPWTDIYALGAVLHTMIIGSPPPVSVVRSIQDTYVPLTQRGLPGYSHALLQAVDRALALKMEDRPQSVDEFAALIEMPVAGIDDVLSVKQPGTMLVPVEETPEKVEAVGWQRYKLPALVAAGVVVGVVAGALLFSGSSEPEKATTETASETASQQNSAPVEPPRQTEPVTQPSTPPAQSQSETPSAAPAASQEPIAQLFVRMNEGEKLTLNGESQSVSPATNGFASLKVKPGHYELVLEVNGQTRSQTIDIANPGTWLINPQPR, from the coding sequence ATGACGGATCACGATAACAACCGGAGTGTACCGAACGCGCTGCCACCGGGATATCGCTTCAATGAGTTTGAAATTAAAGAAGTGATCGGTGGTGGAGGGTTCGGCATCGTCTATCGCGCCTGGGATCACCAGCTTGAGCGGACCATCGCGATTAAAGAGTTTATGCCCTCTTCACTGGCAGTGCGTAACGACGATATGACGCTGGTGCTGCGCAGCGAGCGCTTCAGCAAAGCGTTTACCGCCGGTTTGAACAGTTTTATCCAGGAAGCCCGTTTACTGGCCCGTTTTAACCACCCGAACCTGCTGCACGTGCTGCGTTTCTGGGTGCAAAACGACACCGCCTACATGGGGACGGTGTTCTACAGCGGCACGACGCTGTCGCGCCTGCGCGAAAAGAATCCGGCGCTGATCAATGAAGCCTGGATCCGCCGCATGCTGCCGATGCTGCTGGGGGCAATCAAAACCATTCACGACGAGGATTATCTCCATCGTGATATCTCGCTGGATAATATCCAGATTCAGGAAAACGGCTTACCGGTACTGCTTGATTTTGGCTCCGCGCGCCGCAGTATTGGCTCAGTCTCTGATGAAACTGAAACCATGCTCCGCCCGGGCTATGCGCCGATAGAGCAGTATACTGATGATAACGACAGCGAGCAGGGGCCGTGGACCGATATCTACGCTCTGGGTGCCGTGCTGCACACCATGATCATTGGCTCACCGCCGCCGGTTAGCGTGGTGCGCAGTATTCAGGACACCTATGTCCCGCTAACCCAGCGCGGACTGCCAGGCTACTCTCATGCGTTATTACAGGCAGTGGATCGCGCGCTGGCGTTGAAGATGGAAGATCGTCCGCAATCAGTGGATGAGTTTGCTGCGCTGATTGAAATGCCGGTAGCTGGCATTGATGATGTGCTGAGCGTGAAGCAGCCAGGTACGATGCTGGTACCTGTTGAAGAGACACCGGAAAAAGTCGAGGCAGTTGGCTGGCAACGCTACAAACTTCCTGCGCTAGTCGCCGCTGGTGTGGTAGTCGGCGTTGTAGCTGGCGCGCTGCTGTTTAGCGGCAGCTCAGAGCCGGAAAAGGCCACCACGGAGACAGCGAGCGAAACAGCGTCGCAGCAGAATAGCGCGCCTGTTGAGCCGCCGCGCCAGACGGAGCCTGTTACACAACCGTCTACGCCGCCAGCACAAAGCCAAAGCGAAACGCCGAGCGCCGCGCCAGCAGCCTCGCAGGAGCCGATAGCGCAACTCTTTGTTCGAATGAATGAGGGTGAGAAGCTGACGCTCAACGGCGAAAGCCAGTCTGTTTCACCGGCCACCAACGGTTTTGCCTCACTGAAAGTGAAACCAGGTCATTATGAGCTTGTGCTGGAAGTCAATGGTCAGACTCGCAGTCAGACTATCGATATTGCTAATCCGGGTACCTGGCTTATCAATCCTCAGCCGCGGTAG
- the tssH gene encoding type VI secretion system ATPase TssH, translating into MSEISRAVLFGKLDTLLFTSLESATAFCKLRGNPYVELVHWLHQLMQQSDGDLQHVIRHFSLDEQALTRDIVAALDKLPRGASSVSDLSEHIDTAVERAWVYGSLKFGVTRIRGGHLLAGILKTWSLANVLKGISPQFDRVSADALLDNFDTICASSKETQQATVALNDESGVAAPAQQGTLTQYGQDLTARARDGKIDPVVGRDEEIRQMVDILMRRRQNNPLLTGEAGVGKTAVVEGLALRIASGDVPEPLVDVQLWLLDIGMLQAGAGMKGEFEARLQALINEVQSSPTPIILFIDEIHTLIGAGGQQGTGDAANLLKPALARGQLRTIGATTWAEYKKYIEKDPALTRRFQTVQVAEPDEEKAVLMLRSTVSALEKHHRVLLLDEAVVAAVKLSHRYIPARQLPDKAVALLDTACARVAVSQSSPPPQLEDCQHRIDALDVEIEIANREAKVAVGDSERVVKLQADLEKLAAQRDELTQRWEQEQALVDSIIAQRAQLHTAPEESLSELRATLTEQQNALRVLQGDEPLLFTSVDANVVAAVVSDWTGIPLGRMVKDEIDAVLKLADTLNERVIGQRHGLELIAKRVRTSRARLDDPNKPVGVFMLCGPSGVGKTETALALAESLYGGEQNIITINMSEFQEAHTVSTLKGAPPGYVGYGEGGVLTEAVRRRPYSVVLLDEIEKAHPDVHEIFFQVFDKGWMEDGEGRHIDFRNTIIILTSNVGTDLITGMCADPDLMPEPDALRDALRAPLLQVFPPALLGRLLVVPYYPLSDEMLAMIVRLQLKRIQRRLEENHGIISEVDESVVEQIVARCTEVESGGRMVDAILTNTLLPLMSQLLLDASARDEHYKRLRVTFEQGEFHCQFAA; encoded by the coding sequence ATGTCAGAAATCAGCCGCGCCGTCTTATTCGGCAAACTCGACACACTCTTGTTCACCTCGCTGGAGAGCGCCACCGCATTTTGTAAGCTGCGGGGTAACCCTTATGTGGAGCTGGTTCACTGGTTGCATCAATTGATGCAACAGTCTGATGGCGATTTACAGCACGTTATCCGCCACTTTTCCCTTGATGAACAGGCGCTGACGCGCGATATCGTGGCGGCACTGGATAAACTGCCGCGCGGCGCAAGTTCCGTATCCGACCTGTCAGAGCACATTGATACGGCGGTTGAACGTGCATGGGTATATGGTTCGCTGAAATTTGGCGTCACCCGTATTCGCGGCGGACACCTGCTCGCGGGGATCCTGAAAACCTGGAGCCTCGCCAACGTACTAAAAGGCATCTCTCCACAATTTGATCGCGTTAGCGCCGATGCGCTGCTGGATAATTTCGACACCATTTGCGCCAGCAGCAAAGAGACGCAGCAGGCAACGGTCGCGCTGAATGATGAAAGTGGCGTTGCTGCACCCGCTCAACAAGGAACGCTTACCCAGTATGGTCAGGATCTCACCGCGCGCGCGCGTGATGGCAAGATCGATCCGGTTGTCGGGCGCGACGAAGAGATCCGCCAGATGGTTGATATCCTGATGCGTCGTCGCCAGAACAACCCGCTGCTGACCGGTGAAGCCGGGGTAGGTAAAACCGCCGTGGTGGAAGGGCTGGCCCTGCGTATCGCCAGCGGCGACGTTCCCGAGCCGCTGGTTGACGTTCAGCTGTGGCTGCTTGATATCGGCATGCTGCAAGCGGGCGCGGGGATGAAAGGGGAATTTGAAGCGCGTCTGCAGGCGCTAATTAACGAAGTGCAGTCCAGTCCGACGCCGATTATTCTTTTTATCGATGAGATTCATACCCTAATTGGCGCAGGTGGCCAGCAGGGCACCGGCGATGCCGCCAACCTGCTTAAACCCGCCCTGGCGCGTGGGCAGCTGCGCACTATTGGTGCCACCACCTGGGCCGAGTATAAAAAATACATTGAGAAAGATCCGGCACTGACCCGTCGTTTCCAGACCGTCCAGGTCGCCGAGCCAGATGAAGAGAAAGCGGTACTGATGCTGCGCAGCACCGTGTCGGCGCTTGAAAAACATCACCGCGTACTGCTGCTTGATGAAGCCGTCGTGGCGGCCGTTAAATTGTCGCACCGCTACATTCCGGCACGTCAGTTGCCTGACAAAGCGGTTGCGCTGCTTGATACCGCCTGTGCCCGCGTTGCCGTCAGCCAGAGTTCACCGCCGCCGCAGCTGGAAGATTGCCAGCACCGCATTGATGCGCTGGACGTGGAGATTGAGATCGCCAACCGTGAAGCCAAAGTCGCCGTGGGTGACAGCGAGCGCGTGGTGAAACTGCAGGCCGATCTCGAGAAACTGGCCGCGCAGCGCGATGAGCTAACGCAGCGCTGGGAGCAGGAGCAGGCGCTGGTGGACAGCATTATCGCCCAGCGCGCACAGCTGCATACCGCACCGGAAGAGTCGTTGAGCGAGCTACGCGCCACCCTTACCGAGCAGCAAAATGCGCTGCGCGTGTTGCAGGGCGACGAGCCGTTACTCTTTACCTCCGTTGATGCCAACGTGGTTGCCGCCGTGGTCTCTGACTGGACCGGTATTCCGCTGGGTCGAATGGTAAAAGATGAGATCGACGCAGTGCTGAAGCTGGCCGACACCTTAAACGAGCGCGTTATTGGTCAGCGTCACGGTCTGGAGCTGATTGCCAAACGTGTTCGTACCTCGCGCGCGCGCCTTGACGATCCGAATAAGCCGGTCGGCGTGTTTATGCTTTGCGGCCCGTCGGGGGTGGGTAAAACGGAAACCGCGCTGGCGCTGGCAGAGTCGCTTTACGGTGGCGAGCAGAACATCATCACCATCAATATGAGCGAGTTCCAGGAAGCGCACACGGTCTCCACCCTGAAAGGGGCACCTCCGGGCTACGTTGGCTATGGCGAAGGTGGCGTGTTAACCGAAGCCGTGCGCCGTCGCCCCTACAGCGTGGTGCTGCTGGATGAGATTGAAAAAGCGCACCCGGATGTGCATGAGATCTTCTTCCAGGTGTTTGATAAAGGGTGGATGGAGGATGGCGAAGGCCGTCATATCGATTTCCGTAACACCATTATTATCCTCACCTCCAACGTCGGTACCGATCTGATTACCGGCATGTGCGCCGACCCGGATCTGATGCCGGAGCCGGATGCCCTGCGTGATGCGCTGCGCGCGCCGCTGCTGCAGGTTTTCCCGCCTGCGCTGTTGGGCCGTCTGCTGGTAGTACCGTACTATCCGCTGAGCGATGAGATGCTGGCGATGATTGTGCGTCTGCAGCTTAAGCGCATCCAGCGTCGTCTGGAAGAGAACCATGGCATCATCTCCGAAGTGGATGAGAGCGTGGTTGAGCAGATCGTTGCCCGCTGTACGGAAGTGGAATCGGGCGGCCGTATGGTAGACGCCATCCTTACCAACACTCTGCTGCCGCTTATGAGCCAGCTATTACTCGACGCCAGCGCGCGAGACGAGCATTATAAGCGTTTACGTGTCACGTTTGAGCAGGGTGAGTTTCACTGTCAGTTTGCGGCGTAA
- the tssG gene encoding type VI secretion system baseplate subunit TssG, whose translation MTDKPALKPAIVRVNSLPDAFWQNVMATPWRYDLFTLLRRVDARGGERYPLGRAPLPRFESLRVGQTPSLGFAPATLAGVKKREASPLYDVSIYSFGLFGPNGPLPIHLTEYARERIDHHQDESMSAFADLFHHRLTLLFYRAWADAQPTVSLDRKDNNRFEHYIASLIGMGQPGQLEKGTLSPHSRFALAGHLTRNGRDPEGLAKILRGYFNVPINIVENVPQWMPLSPRERARLQGGRHAPRLGQSTFLGEAVRDVCHKFRIEIGPLPAETYRRFLPGEKYVAALRDWVRQYLGIEYQWAVKVILRSEDVTGAALGGDSRLGYSAWLGTQPTPEARGDLVFSPEG comes from the coding sequence ATGACCGACAAGCCAGCGCTAAAGCCTGCAATTGTTCGCGTCAATAGCTTACCGGATGCCTTCTGGCAGAACGTGATGGCAACGCCGTGGCGTTACGATCTTTTTACTTTGCTGCGTCGCGTGGATGCGCGCGGTGGTGAGCGCTACCCGCTGGGGCGTGCGCCGCTGCCACGCTTTGAGTCGCTGCGCGTCGGGCAAACGCCATCGCTCGGCTTCGCGCCGGCGACGCTCGCTGGAGTCAAAAAACGTGAAGCTTCGCCTCTTTATGATGTGTCGATTTACAGCTTTGGGCTCTTTGGCCCTAACGGCCCGCTGCCCATCCATTTGACGGAGTATGCGCGCGAGCGTATCGATCACCATCAGGATGAGAGCATGAGCGCCTTTGCCGATCTCTTCCATCATCGTCTGACGCTGCTCTTTTATCGTGCCTGGGCAGACGCCCAGCCGACGGTCTCCCTCGATCGCAAAGACAATAATCGCTTCGAACACTATATTGCTTCGTTAATCGGCATGGGGCAGCCGGGACAGCTGGAGAAGGGAACCCTTAGCCCTCACTCCCGTTTCGCGCTGGCAGGGCACTTGACCCGCAACGGCCGCGACCCTGAAGGGCTGGCGAAGATCCTGCGTGGCTATTTCAACGTGCCAATTAACATTGTGGAGAACGTTCCGCAGTGGATGCCGCTTAGCCCGCGTGAGCGCGCGCGACTGCAGGGCGGAAGGCATGCGCCGCGCCTGGGGCAATCCACCTTTCTTGGCGAGGCGGTGCGCGATGTGTGCCATAAATTTCGCATTGAAATCGGTCCGCTCCCGGCTGAAACTTACCGGCGTTTTCTGCCGGGGGAGAAGTATGTCGCCGCCCTGCGTGACTGGGTGCGCCAGTACCTGGGCATTGAGTATCAGTGGGCGGTGAAAGTTATCCTGCGCAGCGAAGATGTCACCGGCGCAGCGCTGGGCGGTGACAGCCGTCTGGGGTATAGCGCCTGGCTCGGTACGCAACCGACGCCAGAAGCGCGTGGAGATTTGGTATTTAGCCCGGAGGGGTAA
- the tssF gene encoding type VI secretion system baseplate subunit TssF, which translates to MESKLLEYYNRELAWLREMGQEFAGRYPKVAGRLGMRGMDVSDPYVERLMEGFAFLTSRVQLKMDAEFPRFSQRLLEMVAPNYLAPTPSMAIAELQPDSAKGDLSNGFVVPRGTMMDSQVMKKNGVTCSYTTAHDVTLLPLKISQVELGGVPADLPLAQVGLSQRGAQSALRIRLSCDGPVNLSHLDFDRLELFLSGPDMQALQLLELLMEHQVGMVCQANAPQAALHVLADDALRQEGFEANQSLLPDDLRNFDGYRLLQEYFAFPSRFLFISLQGLSAMLASSGEAKSFDIIILLDKADGQLERVVDKSHLALHCTPVINLFPKVAERQKLSESLHEYHLVVDNIRPLDYEIYSVGKIHASVDGQRDEQTFRPFWSSWSQDEGNYGAYFSVRREQRALSEHAQRYGTRTGYIGSEVFASLVDEQHAPWREDLRYITAEVLCTSRDLPLMLQQDMGQFVLPDSLPVKSLTLRKGPTPPRPALAEGLSTWRLISQLQMNYLSLMDGENGEGAAALRQLLGLYTRLAEAPVARQIEGVRHCVLEPVHRRVPEPGPIVFARGVGITLTVDEQAFSGFSPWLFGSVLERVFARLVGMNSFTEFTLKSQQRGEVGYWPPRMGKRALI; encoded by the coding sequence ATGGAAAGCAAATTACTGGAGTACTACAACCGCGAACTCGCCTGGCTGCGCGAAATGGGCCAGGAGTTTGCCGGGCGCTACCCAAAAGTGGCCGGGCGTCTGGGCATGCGTGGAATGGACGTTTCCGACCCCTATGTCGAGCGCCTGATGGAGGGCTTCGCCTTCCTCACCTCCCGCGTACAGTTAAAAATGGACGCCGAGTTTCCACGCTTCTCCCAGCGTCTGCTGGAGATGGTCGCGCCAAACTACCTGGCACCTACCCCCTCGATGGCGATTGCTGAACTGCAACCGGATAGCGCTAAAGGCGATCTGAGCAATGGCTTTGTGGTGCCACGCGGCACCATGATGGACAGCCAGGTGATGAAAAAGAATGGTGTCACCTGCAGCTACACCACCGCTCACGACGTGACGCTACTGCCGCTAAAAATCAGCCAGGTTGAGCTTGGCGGCGTGCCTGCCGATCTCCCTCTCGCGCAGGTCGGTTTAAGCCAGCGCGGGGCGCAGAGCGCGTTGCGTATTCGCCTGAGCTGCGATGGCCCGGTCAACCTTAGCCATCTCGACTTTGACCGCCTGGAACTCTTCCTGAGCGGGCCTGACATGCAGGCGCTGCAACTGCTTGAGCTGCTGATGGAGCATCAGGTAGGTATGGTTTGCCAGGCAAACGCCCCGCAGGCGGCACTCCATGTGCTGGCAGATGACGCGCTGCGCCAGGAGGGCTTTGAGGCTAACCAGTCTCTGCTGCCTGACGATCTGCGTAATTTTGACGGTTACCGACTGCTCCAGGAGTATTTTGCTTTCCCGTCGCGCTTCCTCTTTATCAGCCTGCAGGGGCTGAGTGCCATGCTGGCAAGCAGCGGCGAAGCTAAATCCTTTGATATCATTATCCTGCTCGATAAAGCGGACGGTCAGCTGGAGCGGGTGGTGGATAAGAGTCATCTGGCGCTGCACTGTACCCCGGTCATCAATCTGTTTCCTAAAGTCGCCGAGCGGCAAAAGCTGAGCGAAAGCCTGCACGAATACCATCTGGTGGTCGATAACATTCGTCCGCTGGATTATGAGATTTACTCTGTCGGTAAAATTCACGCCAGTGTCGATGGTCAGCGCGATGAGCAGACGTTCCGTCCGTTCTGGAGCAGCTGGAGCCAGGATGAGGGCAATTACGGAGCTTACTTCTCTGTGCGCCGCGAGCAGCGCGCGCTCTCTGAGCACGCCCAGCGCTACGGCACCCGCACCGGCTATATCGGCTCTGAGGTGTTCGCCTCACTGGTGGATGAGCAGCATGCGCCGTGGCGAGAAGATCTACGCTATATCACCGCAGAGGTACTGTGCACGAGCCGCGATCTGCCGCTAATGCTGCAGCAGGATATGGGGCAGTTTGTACTGCCCGATTCGCTGCCTGTGAAATCCCTCACGCTGCGTAAAGGGCCGACGCCGCCGCGGCCCGCACTGGCGGAAGGACTCAGTACCTGGCGCTTAATCAGCCAGTTACAGATGAACTACCTCAGCCTGATGGATGGCGAAAACGGCGAAGGCGCAGCGGCGCTGCGCCAGCTGCTTGGGCTCTATACCCGGCTGGCCGAAGCGCCGGTTGCGCGCCAGATCGAAGGCGTGCGCCACTGCGTGCTGGAGCCTGTGCATCGCCGGGTGCCGGAGCCGGGGCCGATTGTTTTCGCCCGCGGCGTGGGCATTACCCTTACCGTTGATGAGCAGGCCTTCTCCGGTTTCAGCCCGTGGCTCTTTGGCAGCGTGCTGGAGCGCGTCTTTGCCCGGCTGGTTGGCATGAACAGCTTCACGGAGTTTACTCTTAAAAGCCAACAGCGCGGCGAAGTGGGGTACTGGCCGCCGCGTATGGGCAAGAGGGCGCTGATATGA
- the tssE gene encoding type VI secretion system baseplate subunit TssE, whose amino-acid sequence MSNSAQHDEGDLLRSGWRSRRGKENVGARDKMQPSLLDRLTDDAPDKKQEPANNNLITHSALRRNVLRDLQWLFNTINNEAQQDLSGFDEVRRSVVNFGVSPLAGKRMSDIEWHDIQRKLTDAIIHFEPRILPQGLQVRCISDTKSLDLHNILSIEIKGRLWCVPYPLEFLFRTDVDLENGHFELKDAG is encoded by the coding sequence ATGAGTAATTCTGCGCAACATGATGAGGGCGATCTGCTGCGTAGCGGCTGGCGTTCGCGTCGCGGCAAAGAGAACGTCGGCGCGCGCGATAAAATGCAGCCCTCGCTGCTCGATCGTCTGACGGACGACGCGCCGGACAAAAAGCAGGAGCCGGCGAATAACAATTTGATTACCCACTCGGCGCTGCGCCGCAACGTGCTGCGCGATCTGCAGTGGCTGTTTAATACCATTAATAACGAAGCGCAGCAGGATCTCTCCGGCTTCGATGAGGTGCGCCGCTCGGTGGTAAACTTCGGTGTCTCGCCGCTGGCTGGCAAGCGCATGTCTGATATCGAATGGCATGACATTCAACGCAAGCTCACTGATGCGATCATCCATTTTGAGCCGCGCATCCTGCCGCAGGGTCTGCAGGTGCGCTGCATCTCTGATACGAAATCGCTGGATCTGCACAATATTCTGTCGATTGAGATCAAAGGTCGTTTGTGGTGCGTGCCCTATCCGCTGGAGTTCCTTTTTCGCACCGATGTGGATCTTGAAAATGGGCATTTCGAGTTGAAAGACGCGGGGTAA